In one Bacillus thuringiensis genomic region, the following are encoded:
- a CDS encoding HAD-IIIA family hydrolase: MTNIKAIFIDRDGTIGGDTTIHYPGSFSLFQFTKTSLQKLKAKNIKIFSFTNQPGIADGIATVADFVQELEGFGFDDVYVCPHKHGDGCECRKPSTGMLLKAAKKHGLDLTQCAVVGDRWTDIVAGAKVNATTILVRTGAGYDALHTYRDKWAHIEPNYIADNFEDATNWILNQL; this comes from the coding sequence ATGACAAACATTAAAGCAATTTTCATTGATCGTGACGGTACAATTGGTGGTGACACTACAATACATTATCCAGGATCTTTTTCATTATTTCAATTCACAAAAACATCCTTGCAAAAACTAAAAGCTAAAAATATAAAAATTTTCTCTTTCACAAATCAACCTGGTATCGCAGATGGAATAGCAACTGTAGCCGATTTTGTACAAGAATTAGAAGGCTTCGGTTTTGATGATGTTTATGTATGTCCTCATAAACACGGTGATGGTTGTGAATGCCGTAAACCAAGTACAGGCATGCTGCTTAAAGCAGCAAAAAAACATGGACTTGATTTAACACAATGTGCTGTAGTTGGCGATCGCTGGACTGATATTGTTGCAGGGGCAAAAGTAAATGCGACAACGATTCTAGTCCGAACAGGCGCTGGGTATGATGCTTTGCATACGTACCGAGACAAATGGGCACATATTGAACCAAACTACATTGCAGATAACTTTGAAGATGCAACAAACTGGATTTTAAATCAACTATAA
- a CDS encoding GNAT family N-acetyltransferase, with product MSFQIREATIDDIDALCSLTKELKGSSISYEDMNNRLQFVQMSPFDFLYVYEEEEAIFGLLGFRIRENLEDVTRYGEISIISVDSNIRRKGIGQVLMDYAEQLAKKHNCIGTWLVSGTKRVEAHPFYKKLGYEVNGYRFVKHF from the coding sequence ATGTCTTTTCAAATTCGTGAAGCAACGATAGATGATATAGACGCACTTTGTTCTTTAACGAAAGAATTAAAAGGTTCCTCTATTTCCTATGAAGATATGAACAATCGATTACAATTCGTACAAATGAGTCCGTTTGATTTTTTATATGTTTACGAGGAAGAAGAAGCTATATTTGGATTACTTGGATTTCGTATACGTGAAAATTTAGAAGATGTAACACGTTATGGAGAGATTTCAATTATTAGCGTTGATTCTAACATACGACGTAAAGGCATTGGACAAGTTTTGATGGATTATGCAGAACAATTAGCAAAGAAACATAATTGCATTGGCACATGGCTAGTTAGTGGAACAAAAAGAGTAGAAGCTCATCCTTTTTACAAAAAATTAGGCTATGAGGTAAATGGCTACCGATTTGTAAAACATTTTTAA
- a CDS encoding YpjP family protein: protein MPNWFRKTLVALITVFTFGLVTPPSILLDNAKAADKPTSTAGQQSLESTSYTYEETNDRLTTDTFITYAMQEAEKQSMQKFGTKIGPVIEDEFKDVILPKIEEAIAELASDVPEDSLQSLAISQKPAGGNNEKIFHVYDTKSGNDLLRFHVRRDHPPQDGYYFNFHYHRFDDGYSGHHELGNIYWNTNVPPKWLS, encoded by the coding sequence ATGCCAAATTGGTTTAGAAAAACCTTAGTCGCATTAATTACCGTATTTACATTTGGTTTAGTGACGCCTCCTTCCATATTACTTGATAATGCCAAAGCTGCGGACAAGCCTACGAGCACAGCTGGGCAACAAAGTTTGGAGAGCACGTCCTATACATATGAAGAAACGAATGACAGGTTAACCACCGATACTTTTATTACTTATGCAATGCAAGAAGCAGAGAAGCAGTCGATGCAAAAGTTTGGTACTAAAATTGGTCCAGTAATTGAAGATGAATTTAAAGATGTAATATTACCAAAAATTGAAGAGGCAATTGCTGAGCTTGCTAGTGATGTACCAGAAGACTCACTACAATCATTAGCGATTTCTCAAAAACCAGCTGGTGGAAATAATGAAAAGATTTTTCACGTCTACGATACGAAATCAGGAAATGATTTATTGCGTTTCCATGTAAGAAGAGATCATCCGCCGCAAGATGGTTATTATTTTAATTTCCATTATCACCGTTTTGATGATGGATACTCTGGACATCATGAGTTAGGAAATATTTATTGGAATACAAATGTACCGCCGAAATGGTTGTCTTAA
- a CDS encoding HAD family hydrolase — MQKYIVFDFDGTLVDSQNIFVRIYNQLAEKHGYKAVKEEEIEHLRKLTMPERCKQLDVPLYKLPILALEFYKLYQPAIKNLVLFHGMKDVLDKLHKKGYGIAVISSNSEEHIRAFLHKNGIENIQEVYCSKNLFGKDKMIKRFLKSKKITEKDMLYVGDEQRDVAACKKAEVNVIWVSWGYDVIETVKKDAPDYMVHKPMEIVEVVQGAYS; from the coding sequence ATGCAAAAATATATTGTTTTTGACTTTGATGGCACATTAGTAGATTCACAAAATATATTTGTACGGATTTATAATCAACTTGCTGAAAAACATGGGTATAAAGCAGTAAAGGAAGAAGAAATTGAGCATTTACGTAAATTAACGATGCCAGAGAGATGTAAACAACTTGATGTACCACTGTATAAATTACCGATATTAGCGTTGGAATTTTATAAATTATATCAGCCTGCTATAAAAAATCTCGTTTTGTTCCATGGAATGAAAGATGTATTAGATAAACTACATAAAAAAGGCTACGGAATTGCAGTCATATCATCGAACTCAGAAGAGCATATTCGGGCTTTTTTACACAAGAATGGTATCGAAAATATTCAAGAAGTGTATTGTTCTAAAAATTTGTTTGGTAAAGATAAAATGATAAAAAGGTTTTTAAAATCGAAAAAAATAACAGAGAAAGATATGTTATACGTTGGTGATGAACAGCGAGATGTAGCAGCGTGTAAAAAGGCTGAAGTGAACGTAATTTGGGTATCTTGGGGATATGATGTTATTGAAACAGTGAAAAAAGATGCACCAGATTATATGGTTCATAAGCCGATGGAAATTGTGGAAGTAGTACAAGGAGCGTATTCTTAA
- a CDS encoding VOC family protein — translation MNTLRAGIHHIEFWVANLEESICFYNKLFSIIGWRKLNEVAYSTGESEIYFKEVDEEIVRTLGPRHICYQAIHREVVDEVADFLSSTKVKVIRGPIEMNHYSEGYYTIDFYDPNGFIVEVAYTPNAEM, via the coding sequence ATGAATACACTTCGAGCAGGCATTCATCATATTGAATTTTGGGTAGCGAATTTGGAGGAGTCCATTTGTTTTTATAATAAGTTGTTTTCCATAATTGGATGGAGAAAGTTAAATGAAGTAGCATATAGCACAGGAGAAAGTGAAATATATTTTAAAGAAGTAGATGAGGAAATCGTAAGGACGTTAGGGCCTAGACATATTTGTTATCAAGCTATTCATAGAGAGGTAGTTGATGAAGTAGCAGATTTTCTTTCTAGTACGAAAGTGAAGGTAATACGTGGTCCAATTGAAATGAATCATTATTCGGAAGGTTACTATACGATTGATTTTTACGATCCAAATGGATTTATTGTAGAAGTTGCCTATACACCAAATGCAGAAATGTAA
- a CDS encoding aminoglycoside phosphotransferase family protein, translating to MKIITARQNNIQIVKDAVDIKEISKGFSPDKKYIITSANNEKYLLRTGDIKEYERKKIEFQILNEMQNRSVQAQKPIEMGLLAEEGLCYGIFSYLEGEEAKKLLPTYSPKEQYDIGIEAGKDLAKMHTYEAPNDILPWYERAMKKHSKYVEAYKTCGIKIKNDDKIIKFIEENEKYLKNRPNRFQHDDFHLENIIVRDGKYVGVVDFNGYDWGDPLHDFVKIALFARDISIPYSIGQIEGYFNRKIPEEFWKLYTVYVGMTVFSSIVWTLRAAPHMLDDMLERLTIVLEDHNNFELSKPIWFQLDKIDKE from the coding sequence ATGAAGATAATTACAGCACGGCAAAACAATATACAAATTGTAAAAGATGCAGTGGATATTAAAGAAATTTCTAAAGGTTTTTCGCCTGATAAGAAATATATAATTACGAGTGCGAATAATGAAAAATATTTATTGCGGACAGGCGATATAAAAGAGTATGAAAGAAAGAAAATAGAGTTTCAAATTTTAAATGAAATGCAAAACCGTAGTGTGCAAGCACAAAAACCAATTGAAATGGGTTTGTTGGCAGAAGAAGGTTTATGCTATGGTATCTTTTCATATTTAGAAGGGGAGGAGGCGAAGAAGCTATTGCCTACGTATTCACCAAAAGAACAATATGATATTGGTATAGAGGCAGGAAAAGATTTAGCAAAAATGCATACATATGAAGCTCCTAATGATATACTTCCATGGTATGAAAGAGCAATGAAGAAACATAGTAAATATGTAGAGGCATACAAAACATGTGGAATAAAAATAAAAAATGATGATAAAATCATAAAGTTTATAGAAGAAAATGAAAAATATTTAAAGAACCGCCCGAATCGATTTCAACACGATGATTTTCACTTAGAAAATATAATTGTACGGGATGGAAAATATGTAGGTGTTGTTGATTTTAATGGCTACGACTGGGGCGATCCACTTCATGATTTTGTAAAAATTGCACTGTTTGCAAGGGACATTAGTATTCCGTATTCAATTGGACAAATAGAAGGATACTTTAATAGGAAAATACCAGAGGAGTTCTGGAAATTATACACGGTGTATGTTGGCATGACAGTTTTCTCCTCGATTGTCTGGACATTACGAGCAGCGCCGCATATGTTAGATGATATGTTAGAGCGTCTTACTATAGTTTTAGAGGATCATAATAACTTTGAGTTATCGAAGCCAATTTGGTTTCAACTAGATAAGATTGATAAGGAATAG
- a CDS encoding serine hydrolase, whose protein sequence is MSKLGTPVMTSLQTTVEKMMKDLNVPGAAVAVIKDGDVIISEGFGYRNIVTKEAVTPNTRFAIGSSTKAFGTLSLSLLAQQKKFNWDTPIQSYIPNFTLSELLASSQVTGLDLASHRTGVSRHEALWYSSSLSRKDLVEKIKHLPLDAPFRTAFLYNNLMYATISYIVENITNQTWEQYTTEHILEPLNMNQTNFSVTDSQTTDDYALPYVENEGEIKEVPFHNIDTVGAAGCINSTIEDMANWVLLHLNEGKFGDHELISSELLQQMYTPHNSIPDQPVLSLPESPLNSYGLGWFISAYRGKKVIHHGGNIDGFSALVSFIPTENIGLVILTNAGGTLLPTYLANQIYDELLELESIDWHKRAVEDTKKMKEMMKEATESLPEQIKGTTPSHKLEDYTGTFEHPAYGTLQVYKRDDSLYVQFMEMDIQLGHHHYDIFSAKVDLFQMKMSLLFAYEMNVSGEFPSLQLYVPATLSTQPLTFKKIK, encoded by the coding sequence ATGTCTAAACTTGGAACGCCTGTTATGACTTCTTTACAAACAACGGTTGAAAAAATGATGAAGGATTTAAATGTTCCTGGTGCTGCTGTCGCTGTTATAAAAGACGGTGACGTTATTATTTCAGAAGGTTTTGGCTATCGTAATATAGTAACAAAAGAGGCTGTTACACCGAATACTCGATTCGCAATCGGTTCCTCAACGAAAGCATTTGGCACACTTTCATTAAGTTTGTTAGCACAGCAAAAAAAGTTTAATTGGGATACCCCTATCCAGTCTTATATACCTAACTTTACTTTATCTGAACTACTTGCTAGCTCACAAGTTACAGGACTGGATTTAGCTTCTCATCGAACTGGAGTGAGTCGTCATGAGGCCCTTTGGTACAGTTCTTCCTTATCTCGAAAAGATCTCGTTGAAAAAATAAAACATTTACCACTTGATGCACCGTTCCGGACTGCATTTCTATATAACAACTTAATGTATGCAACAATTAGCTACATTGTTGAAAACATTACAAATCAAACGTGGGAGCAATACACTACAGAACATATTTTAGAGCCTTTAAATATGAATCAAACAAACTTCTCTGTTACAGATTCACAAACTACAGATGATTATGCTTTACCTTACGTTGAAAATGAAGGTGAAATAAAAGAAGTTCCATTCCATAACATCGATACAGTTGGCGCTGCTGGGTGTATTAATTCTACAATTGAAGATATGGCAAATTGGGTACTTCTCCACTTAAATGAAGGAAAATTTGGAGATCATGAATTAATCTCCTCTGAATTATTACAACAAATGTATACACCACACAATTCAATTCCAGATCAACCGGTTTTATCACTCCCTGAATCTCCATTAAATAGTTACGGTCTTGGTTGGTTTATTAGCGCTTATCGTGGTAAAAAAGTGATTCATCATGGCGGTAATATCGATGGATTTTCAGCGCTTGTTTCATTCATACCAACAGAAAACATAGGCCTTGTCATTTTAACGAATGCTGGAGGAACATTACTTCCTACTTATCTGGCTAATCAAATTTATGACGAACTACTTGAATTAGAATCCATTGATTGGCATAAACGTGCTGTAGAAGATACTAAAAAAATGAAGGAAATGATGAAAGAAGCAACTGAATCCCTCCCTGAACAAATTAAAGGGACTACACCTTCGCACAAGTTAGAGGATTATACTGGTACTTTTGAACATCCTGCATACGGAACATTACAAGTATACAAACGAGATGATTCGTTATATGTACAATTTATGGAAATGGATATTCAATTAGGGCATCATCATTACGACATCTTCTCTGCAAAAGTTGACTTATTCCAAATGAAAATGAGCTTATTATTCGCTTATGAAATGAATGTAAGTGGTGAATTCCCATCCCTTCAGTTATATGTACCAGCTACATTAAGTACTCAGCCGCTTACATTTAAGAAAATTAAATAA